Proteins co-encoded in one Streptomyces sp. JH34 genomic window:
- a CDS encoding MFS transporter, with protein MQHTPATNAANRLDRLPISKFHKTALYAVAFAYFFEFADINTFAITAPVVREQWGADVNHIAYVISLSFVGMFFGAVVAGGLADRLGRLRMLVTSTVWFTAWSFACVFAWDLWSLGVFRVMTSAGLSAMTVVAVVYISELYPRAKRGKFQAYAIVIGICGTPVTNLIASAVVPLSDWSWRLVYLWGSLGVLFLFFVRKLEESPQWLESRGRHEEADAVLTRIEAGVAAEHGELSAAQEPQPQGPAGRSGLGMLKEKKFLFPTALLSVLWITQTIGFFGYSSWAPTLLAAEGVSVEDSIFYVALTTVGAPLGSFLAAMVTDRFERKWSLVVFGLVIAVTGLMYGLTFTPLLIVVFGFLVNLFERGYTALAYAYSPELFDTRGRSLGTSIAYGLGRLSNAAGPLMIAGIYNGVGYEAVFMFIAGTWTVGAIVLAVFGPATRRHRLAAEAAALEKQKAVPAS; from the coding sequence GTGCAGCACACACCCGCCACCAACGCGGCCAACCGGCTCGACCGGTTGCCCATATCGAAGTTCCACAAGACCGCCCTCTACGCGGTGGCGTTCGCATACTTCTTCGAGTTCGCGGACATCAACACCTTCGCCATCACAGCCCCCGTGGTGCGTGAACAATGGGGCGCCGATGTCAACCACATCGCCTATGTGATCTCGTTGTCCTTCGTCGGCATGTTCTTCGGGGCCGTCGTCGCCGGCGGACTGGCCGACCGGCTGGGACGCCTGCGCATGCTCGTCACGAGCACGGTCTGGTTCACCGCGTGGTCCTTCGCGTGCGTCTTCGCCTGGGACCTCTGGTCCCTGGGTGTCTTCCGCGTGATGACCTCGGCGGGACTGTCCGCGATGACCGTCGTCGCCGTCGTCTACATCAGCGAGCTCTACCCGCGCGCCAAACGCGGCAAGTTCCAGGCGTACGCCATCGTCATCGGTATCTGCGGCACCCCTGTCACCAACCTCATCGCCTCCGCGGTGGTGCCGCTGTCCGACTGGTCCTGGCGTCTGGTCTACCTGTGGGGCTCTCTCGGCGTGCTGTTCCTGTTCTTCGTGCGGAAACTCGAGGAGTCCCCGCAGTGGCTCGAGTCCCGCGGCCGCCACGAGGAGGCCGACGCCGTCCTGACGCGCATCGAGGCGGGCGTGGCAGCCGAGCACGGTGAGTTGAGCGCCGCACAGGAACCGCAGCCGCAGGGCCCGGCCGGCAGGTCCGGTCTGGGCATGCTCAAGGAAAAGAAGTTCCTGTTCCCCACGGCCCTGCTGTCGGTCCTGTGGATCACCCAGACCATCGGCTTCTTCGGCTACTCCAGCTGGGCGCCGACGCTGCTCGCCGCCGAGGGCGTCAGCGTGGAGGACTCGATCTTCTACGTGGCCCTGACGACGGTCGGCGCACCGCTCGGCTCCTTCCTCGCGGCGATGGTCACCGACCGGTTCGAGCGCAAGTGGTCCCTGGTGGTCTTCGGGCTGGTCATCGCCGTCACCGGTTTGATGTACGGGCTCACGTTCACCCCGCTGCTGATCGTCGTCTTCGGGTTCCTGGTCAACCTCTTCGAGCGCGGCTACACCGCCCTGGCCTACGCGTACTCACCGGAACTCTTCGACACCCGGGGCCGATCGCTCGGCACGAGCATCGCCTACGGCCTGGGACGACTGTCGAACGCGGCCGGCCCGCTGATGATCGCCGGTATCTACAACGGCGTCGGCTACGAGGCGGTCTTCATGTTCATCGCCGGAACCTGGACCGTCGGAGCCATCGTGCTGGCCGTCTTCGGCCCTGCCACGCGCCGCCACCGGCTGGCGGCAGAGGCCGCGGCCCTGGAGAAGCAGAAGGCCGTACCGGCATCCTGA
- a CDS encoding amidohydrolase family protein: MTDQAFAITQGWLDWYRGPTTPAFTLPAGAVDAHCHVFGPAAEFPFAAERKYTPVDASKHDLFALRDHLGIARNVIVQATCHGADNSALVDALHTAGDRARGVATVRPDVSDEELRRLHDAGVRGVRFNFVRRLVDAAPTEALAAVARRIAPLGWHVVLYFEAPDLADLETFFASLPVPLVIDHMGRPDVTRSPDGPEFARFLRFVETNDVWVKVSCPERLTVTGPPALDGERHSYRDVVPFARKVVDEFTDRALWGTDWPHPNLRNHMPDDGLLVDHIPHVATTTARQQALLVDNPRHLYWPEAAG; this comes from the coding sequence ATGACTGACCAGGCCTTCGCCATCACCCAGGGATGGCTCGACTGGTACCGCGGCCCCACCACCCCCGCGTTCACGCTGCCGGCCGGGGCGGTGGACGCCCACTGCCACGTGTTCGGCCCCGCCGCCGAGTTCCCCTTCGCGGCCGAACGCAAGTACACGCCCGTCGACGCTTCCAAACACGACCTGTTCGCCCTCCGCGACCACCTCGGCATCGCGCGCAACGTCATCGTGCAGGCCACCTGCCACGGTGCCGACAACAGTGCCCTGGTGGACGCCCTGCATACTGCCGGCGACCGGGCCCGCGGGGTGGCGACCGTGCGCCCCGACGTCAGCGACGAGGAGCTGCGGCGCCTGCACGACGCCGGAGTGCGAGGGGTGCGATTCAACTTCGTCCGACGCCTGGTGGACGCCGCGCCCACCGAGGCACTGGCGGCCGTCGCCCGCAGGATCGCACCGCTGGGGTGGCACGTCGTCCTCTACTTCGAGGCTCCGGACCTGGCCGACCTGGAGACGTTCTTCGCCTCCCTGCCCGTCCCGCTCGTCATCGACCACATGGGCCGCCCCGACGTCACACGGAGCCCGGACGGGCCCGAGTTCGCCCGTTTCCTGCGCTTCGTCGAGACCAACGACGTCTGGGTCAAGGTCTCGTGCCCCGAGCGCCTGACCGTCACCGGACCGCCCGCCCTGGACGGCGAGCGCCACTCCTACCGTGATGTCGTGCCGTTCGCCCGCAAGGTCGTCGACGAGTTCACCGACCGGGCCCTGTGGGGCACCGACTGGCCCCACCCCAACCTCAGGAACCACATGCCCGACGACGGTCTGCTCGTCGATCACATCCCGCATGTCGCCACGACCACCGCCCGGCAGCAGGCCCTGCTGGTCGACAACCCCCGGCACCTGTACTGGCCGGAAGCGGCCGGCTGA
- the ligK gene encoding 4-carboxy-4-hydroxy-2-oxoadipate aldolase/oxaloacetate decarboxylase: MHELGVVHRGIQRADRAAVQALSRFGVATVHEAMGRLGLMRPYIRPVYEGAKLCGTAVTVLLQPGDNWMLHVAAEQVREGDVVVAGCTTESEDGFFGELLATSLRARGAEGLVIDGGCRDIDELRQMDFPVFSRAINAKGTVKATLGSVNVPVIVANALVNPGDVIVADTDGVVVVPASQAVAVAEAAARREAAEEGKRERFGEGELGLDMYAMRGPLAELGLTYVD, from the coding sequence ATGCACGAACTCGGAGTCGTCCACCGCGGCATACAACGCGCCGACCGCGCGGCGGTCCAAGCCCTGTCCCGGTTCGGGGTCGCCACGGTCCACGAGGCCATGGGCCGACTCGGCCTGATGCGTCCCTACATCCGGCCCGTCTACGAGGGCGCGAAGCTCTGCGGCACCGCTGTCACCGTGCTGCTGCAGCCCGGCGACAACTGGATGCTGCATGTGGCCGCCGAGCAGGTCCGGGAGGGCGACGTGGTCGTCGCCGGCTGCACGACCGAGAGCGAGGACGGCTTCTTCGGCGAGCTGCTCGCCACCTCCCTCCGCGCCCGCGGGGCCGAAGGGCTGGTCATCGACGGCGGCTGTCGCGACATCGACGAGCTGCGGCAGATGGACTTCCCCGTCTTCTCCCGCGCGATCAACGCCAAGGGCACCGTCAAGGCCACGCTCGGTTCGGTCAACGTTCCCGTCATCGTCGCCAACGCGCTGGTCAACCCGGGTGACGTGATCGTCGCCGACACCGACGGCGTGGTCGTGGTCCCCGCTTCCCAGGCCGTCGCGGTGGCCGAGGCGGCCGCAAGGCGCGAGGCCGCCGAGGAGGGCAAGCGGGAACGGTTCGGGGAGGGGGAACTGGGGCTGGACATGTACGCCATGCGCGGACCCCTGGCCGAGCTCGGCCTGACCTACGTCGACTGA
- a CDS encoding amidohydrolase family protein, giving the protein MIIDVHGHYTTAPAPLGEWREAQIAALTDPARAPDRAGPAISDDQIRESIETNQLRLMDERGIDVTVFSPRASFMAHHIGDFATSSAWARICNDLCHRVAELYPGRFAPGAMLPQSPGTDPATVVPELERAVLELGAVTVNINPDPSGGHWTAPPLTDRSWYPVWEKLAELDVPAMVHVSTSCNAAFHTTGAHYLNADTTAFMQLLTGDLFADFPELRLIVPHGGGAVPYHWGRFRGLAQALGKPEAVESLLRNVFFDTCVYHQPGINLLLDVVPHGNVLFASEMIGAVRGIDSRTGHHFDDTRRYVENAGLSDEQLTAVQEGNARRVYPRLDARLTSQGR; this is encoded by the coding sequence GTGATCATCGACGTCCACGGCCACTACACGACGGCGCCGGCCCCGCTGGGGGAGTGGCGTGAGGCCCAGATCGCCGCGCTCACCGACCCGGCACGGGCACCCGACCGCGCAGGGCCCGCCATCAGCGACGACCAGATCCGCGAGTCCATCGAGACCAACCAACTGCGCCTCATGGACGAGCGCGGCATCGACGTCACCGTCTTCTCCCCCCGCGCCTCGTTCATGGCCCACCACATCGGCGACTTCGCCACCTCCTCCGCCTGGGCCCGCATCTGCAACGACCTGTGCCACCGCGTCGCCGAGCTGTACCCCGGGCGATTCGCCCCCGGCGCGATGCTGCCGCAGTCACCGGGAACCGATCCGGCCACCGTCGTCCCCGAGCTCGAACGCGCCGTGCTGGAGCTGGGCGCCGTCACAGTCAACATCAACCCGGACCCCTCCGGTGGCCACTGGACCGCACCGCCGTTGACCGACCGGTCGTGGTACCCGGTGTGGGAGAAGCTCGCCGAGCTGGACGTGCCGGCCATGGTTCACGTCTCCACCAGCTGCAACGCGGCCTTCCACACCACTGGGGCGCACTACCTCAACGCCGACACCACCGCGTTCATGCAACTGCTGACCGGCGATCTGTTCGCCGACTTTCCCGAGCTGCGCCTGATCGTCCCGCACGGCGGCGGGGCCGTGCCCTATCACTGGGGCCGATTCCGGGGCCTGGCACAGGCGTTGGGCAAGCCGGAGGCGGTGGAGTCACTCCTGCGCAACGTCTTCTTCGACACCTGCGTCTACCACCAGCCAGGCATCAACCTGCTGCTCGACGTCGTCCCGCACGGCAACGTCCTCTTCGCCTCCGAGATGATCGGGGCCGTCCGCGGCATCGACTCGCGCACCGGCCACCACTTCGACGACACCCGCCGCTACGTCGAGAACGCGGGCCTGTCCGACGAACAACTGACCGCGGTCCAGGAAGGGAACGCCAGGCGCGTCTACCCCCGTCTGGACGCCCGCTTGACCTCCCAGGGCCGCTGA
- a CDS encoding 4-oxalomesaconate tautomerase, which yields MPAEAVARPRGARRHGSQTAIPCLFMRGGTSRGPFFDARLLPEDTGLRDAVLLAAMGSPDPRQIDGIGGGHPLTSKIGVVGPGTEPGLDVEWTFVQVQPGGDTVDTSSNCGNMLAAVLPFAVETGMVVPDADRTTARVRTRNTGMVAEITVDTPLGTDGARHVDYRGQARIDGVPGTAAPVEIGFLDTAGSVAGSLLPTGRTRDTVEVPGVGAVDVTLIDNGQPLVIVAAERLGATGYETPSEIDADDRLKARVESLRLICGEAMGLGDVTEKNYPKMTLVAPPRHGGTLSTRSLIPRVCHQSIGVLAAVTAATACVLEGSVARDVAADVSGTEPTVSVEHPSGEFSVTLGLAPDVPQRVTRSALLRTARLIMAGDLLVPRSLWDPAPTTQENTA from the coding sequence ATGCCTGCCGAAGCAGTTGCCCGGCCCCGCGGAGCCCGCCGTCATGGCTCCCAGACCGCGATCCCGTGCCTGTTCATGCGAGGCGGTACGTCGCGTGGGCCGTTCTTCGACGCACGACTGCTGCCCGAGGACACCGGGCTCCGTGACGCCGTACTGCTGGCCGCGATGGGATCACCCGACCCGCGCCAGATCGACGGCATCGGCGGTGGGCACCCGCTGACCAGCAAGATCGGCGTCGTGGGACCGGGCACGGAACCCGGCCTCGACGTGGAGTGGACCTTCGTCCAGGTGCAGCCCGGCGGGGACACGGTCGACACCTCCTCCAACTGCGGCAACATGCTGGCCGCAGTGCTGCCGTTCGCCGTCGAGACCGGCATGGTCGTCCCCGACGCCGACCGCACCACCGCCCGGGTGCGCACCCGCAACACCGGCATGGTCGCCGAGATCACCGTCGACACCCCACTGGGCACGGACGGGGCGCGGCACGTCGACTACCGGGGCCAGGCGCGTATCGACGGTGTCCCCGGCACCGCCGCTCCGGTCGAGATCGGCTTCCTGGACACGGCCGGCTCCGTCGCCGGCTCCCTGCTCCCCACCGGGCGTACGCGCGACACCGTCGAGGTTCCCGGGGTCGGCGCCGTCGACGTCACCCTGATCGACAACGGCCAGCCCCTGGTGATCGTGGCAGCCGAGCGCCTGGGCGCCACCGGTTACGAGACGCCGTCAGAGATCGACGCCGACGACAGGCTCAAGGCCCGTGTCGAGAGCCTGCGCCTGATCTGCGGTGAAGCCATGGGCCTGGGCGACGTCACGGAGAAGAACTACCCGAAGATGACGCTGGTGGCGCCGCCGCGTCACGGGGGCACCCTCTCCACGCGCAGCCTCATTCCACGGGTCTGCCACCAGTCCATCGGCGTGCTCGCCGCCGTCACGGCCGCGACCGCCTGTGTACTCGAAGGCAGCGTCGCCCGCGACGTCGCCGCCGATGTGTCCGGCACGGAACCCACGGTCTCCGTCGAGCACCCGTCCGGAGAGTTCAGCGTCACCCTCGGCCTCGCCCCGGACGTCCCCCAGCGGGTCACCCGCTCCGCGCTGCTGCGCACCGCCCGCCTCATCATGGCCGGCGACCTGCTCGTACCCCGTTCCCTCTGGGACCCCGCCCCCACCACTCAGGAGAACACCGCGTGA
- a CDS encoding GntR family transcriptional regulator, with product MTDKLTGAAGRQYVTDAIRHSLRSGDLVPGQRLVENDLAESYGTTRSAVREALQDLAAEEIVEIIPRRGARIRAVSVDEAIQITECRSALEQLCAMKAATQANEVQRTELRRIGTEMRQAVADGAVHTYSALNQRLHELVVEASGQEVARRQLDRLNGPMVRFQFRLALRPGRPAQSLQQHLDIIDGIVSGDATAAARAAAAHLDDVIEQLRSSAATSSAPVPTRT from the coding sequence TTGACGGACAAGCTGACGGGCGCAGCCGGACGCCAGTACGTGACCGACGCCATCAGGCACTCCTTGCGCTCCGGGGACCTGGTACCCGGACAGCGACTCGTGGAGAACGACCTCGCCGAGTCCTACGGGACGACCCGCAGCGCCGTCCGCGAGGCCCTGCAGGACCTGGCCGCCGAGGAGATCGTCGAAATCATCCCCCGCCGCGGCGCCCGCATCCGGGCGGTCTCCGTCGACGAGGCCATACAGATCACCGAGTGCCGCTCCGCGCTGGAGCAACTGTGCGCCATGAAGGCCGCTACGCAGGCGAACGAGGTACAGCGTACGGAGCTGCGCCGGATAGGGACGGAGATGCGGCAGGCCGTCGCGGACGGGGCGGTGCACACCTACTCCGCCCTCAACCAGCGCCTGCACGAACTCGTGGTCGAGGCCAGCGGCCAGGAGGTCGCCAGGCGCCAGCTCGACCGGCTCAACGGGCCGATGGTGCGTTTCCAGTTCCGGCTGGCCCTGCGCCCCGGCCGTCCCGCCCAGTCACTGCAGCAGCACCTGGACATCATCGACGGGATCGTCAGCGGTGACGCCACGGCAGCGGCACGGGCTGCTGCCGCGCACTTGGACGACGTGATCGAACAACTGCGGTCGTCGGCCGCCACGTCATCCGCACCGGTACCGACCCGCACATGA
- a CDS encoding DUF6221 family protein — MTAALVAFVRARFDEELEKARFAGNVVVTQPERFGVEPEDAAKHARFTVAAAEARLALLEDTVVPYLGTAGPGGRNAEFQLRLLAAPYVEHQDYPHDEEPATQPGTPT; from the coding sequence ATGACCGCCGCTTTGGTTGCCTTTGTCCGGGCTCGTTTCGACGAGGAACTGGAGAAGGCTCGCTTCGCCGGCAACGTGGTGGTCACGCAGCCTGAACGTTTCGGCGTCGAGCCCGAGGACGCCGCCAAGCACGCCCGCTTCACCGTCGCCGCCGCTGAAGCACGCCTCGCGTTGCTTGAGGACACCGTGGTGCCGTACCTGGGAACCGCGGGGCCGGGCGGCCGGAACGCCGAATTTCAGCTTCGGCTGCTTGCCGCGCCCTACGTCGAGCACCAGGACTATCCGCACGACGAGGAACCCGCCACTCAGCCCGGAACTCCTACATGA
- a CDS encoding DUF6221 family protein — protein sequence MTAELLAFLRARLDEQEAAAAAAGGTSADWRALGTGIYCTASLDDDVPPLVTTGPEVGGSDEDAARTEHIALHDPAQVLREVEATRGLLKQYTTPETDDGLTDALNQYRAIQRMAVDMAVRHLAQAYADHPDYQPQWHP from the coding sequence ATGACCGCCGAACTGCTTGCCTTCCTCCGAGCTCGTCTCGACGAGCAGGAGGCAGCCGCTGCTGCCGCCGGCGGCACGAGTGCGGACTGGAGAGCACTGGGAACGGGCATCTACTGCACGGCCTCTCTGGACGACGACGTCCCACCGCTGGTCACTACCGGCCCCGAAGTGGGCGGGTCCGACGAGGACGCCGCCCGCACCGAACACATCGCCCTGCACGACCCCGCGCAGGTGTTGCGCGAGGTCGAGGCGACACGAGGCCTGCTGAAGCAGTACACGACACCCGAGACCGATGACGGGCTCACGGACGCGCTCAACCAGTACAGGGCCATCCAACGCATGGCCGTCGACATGGCAGTGCGGCACCTCGCGCAGGCATACGCCGACCACCCGGACTACCAGCCCCAGTGGCACCCATAG
- a CDS encoding inner-membrane translocator, which yields MPELDDKQPSGRDGALTAGCLLLLVLVVDAAAALLVVIALAVRGLGRMDAGTGQTATGVPPMDWAPVLGFGTLALAAGTTAVVLLRFAHRTLGAVQLTLCAFLTFHTLEIWL from the coding sequence ATGCCCGAACTCGACGACAAGCAACCCTCCGGCAGAGACGGTGCTCTCACCGCAGGTTGCCTCCTGCTTCTCGTACTGGTGGTGGATGCGGCGGCCGCCCTGTTGGTCGTCATCGCGCTCGCCGTCCGGGGGCTGGGCCGGATGGACGCCGGCACCGGACAGACAGCGACCGGCGTGCCGCCCATGGACTGGGCGCCAGTACTGGGCTTCGGCACTCTGGCCCTGGCGGCCGGCACAACAGCCGTCGTGCTGCTGCGATTCGCGCACCGAACCCTCGGGGCGGTACAGCTGACGCTCTGCGCCTTCCTGACCTTCCACACGCTCGAGATCTGGCTCTGA
- a CDS encoding potassium transporter TrkA, which yields MRTRFRYWFDGTMDRGTPALISWLALSSVVLIVLASTLVVLFTDTDAEGNGGWLGVAWMSLLRTLDPGTMGGDTGGPMFLGLMLAVTLGGIFIVSALIGVLTTGLNQKLQELRKGRSQLIEHGHTIVLGWSDQVFTVVAELVEANQSERRSCVVVLADRDKISMEDAIRARIPDSGSTRVICRSGNPLVRADLELVSPDTAKSIMVLPPEGVDRDIDVIKALLLLHSRRWTGSRPQVVAAVHDSENLAAAQLAAGGEALVIDAEDIAVRLIAQAHRQTGLSAVFNELLSFVGNEFYFHEEPALVGSAYGLALNAFDLGIPVGLRVRAGDVLVNPPMETVIGPGDQILVVAEDDLLIRLCEARPAIAESAITSAPAQSPTLDRTILIGENSRTAKLVTLLDSFVQPGSTLDIAAPRQPEAIPSDALVNLTVGFKVCEPTRRSSLEALDLGGYQHIVVLSDDTVAPGPADDRTLVTLLHLRDIEESLGDPYSIVTEMNDDGNREVAQVTKADDFIVSTKVISLLLTQLTENRHLHAVFTDLFNPEGSEIYLKPASNYVIPGAEANFATVIEAARRRGETALGYRLAEHDEEPPTYGIFLNPSRSAPLVFGSKDAVVVFAEGETAAVSGDGRSR from the coding sequence TTGCGAACTCGGTTCAGGTACTGGTTCGACGGCACCATGGACCGGGGGACGCCGGCCCTGATCAGTTGGTTGGCCCTCTCGTCGGTCGTACTCATCGTGCTGGCCTCGACCCTGGTCGTCCTGTTCACGGATACCGACGCGGAGGGCAACGGCGGCTGGCTGGGTGTCGCGTGGATGAGCCTCTTGCGGACCCTCGATCCGGGCACCATGGGCGGGGACACCGGCGGCCCGATGTTCCTCGGCCTGATGCTGGCGGTGACGCTCGGCGGCATCTTCATCGTCAGCGCGCTCATCGGTGTCCTGACCACCGGCCTGAACCAGAAGCTCCAGGAGCTGCGCAAGGGCCGGTCACAGCTCATCGAGCACGGACACACCATCGTTCTCGGCTGGTCGGACCAGGTCTTCACGGTGGTCGCCGAGCTCGTCGAGGCGAACCAGAGCGAACGCCGCTCATGCGTGGTGGTCCTCGCGGACCGGGACAAGATCTCCATGGAGGACGCGATCCGCGCCCGCATCCCCGACAGCGGGAGCACACGCGTGATCTGCCGCTCCGGTAATCCACTCGTGCGGGCGGACCTGGAACTCGTCAGCCCGGACACCGCCAAGTCGATCATGGTGCTGCCGCCCGAGGGCGTCGACCGTGACATCGACGTCATCAAGGCCCTCCTCCTTCTGCACAGCCGGCGCTGGACCGGGAGCCGTCCACAGGTCGTGGCCGCGGTCCACGACTCCGAGAACCTGGCAGCCGCCCAACTGGCCGCCGGCGGGGAGGCGCTGGTGATCGACGCCGAGGACATCGCGGTCCGCCTCATCGCGCAGGCGCACCGGCAGACGGGCCTCTCGGCGGTCTTCAACGAACTGCTGAGTTTCGTCGGCAACGAGTTCTACTTCCACGAGGAGCCCGCCCTGGTGGGTTCGGCGTACGGGCTCGCACTGAACGCCTTCGATCTCGGCATCCCGGTCGGGCTGCGTGTCCGCGCGGGTGACGTGCTGGTCAATCCGCCGATGGAAACCGTCATCGGTCCCGGCGACCAGATACTCGTCGTCGCCGAGGACGATCTGCTCATCCGGCTCTGTGAGGCCCGCCCGGCGATCGCCGAGTCGGCGATCACATCGGCTCCGGCCCAGTCGCCCACGCTCGACCGAACCATTCTGATCGGCGAGAACTCCCGTACCGCGAAGCTGGTGACGCTGCTGGACAGCTTCGTTCAACCCGGTTCGACGCTCGACATCGCAGCGCCGCGACAGCCGGAGGCAATCCCGAGCGACGCGCTCGTCAACCTCACAGTGGGGTTCAAGGTCTGCGAGCCGACCCGGCGATCCTCTCTGGAGGCCCTGGATCTGGGTGGCTACCAGCACATCGTCGTGCTCTCGGATGACACCGTCGCCCCCGGACCCGCGGACGACCGGACCTTGGTGACCCTGCTCCACCTGCGGGACATCGAGGAGTCGCTCGGTGACCCGTATTCGATCGTCACGGAGATGAACGACGACGGCAACCGCGAGGTCGCCCAGGTCACCAAGGCCGACGACTTCATCGTGAGCACCAAGGTGATCAGCTTGCTGCTCACCCAGCTCACCGAGAACCGCCACCTGCACGCCGTGTTCACCGATCTGTTCAATCCGGAAGGCTCGGAGATCTATCTCAAGCCGGCGTCCAACTACGTGATTCCTGGAGCCGAGGCGAATTTCGCCACGGTGATCGAAGCCGCACGGCGACGGGGGGAGACCGCCTTGGGCTATCGGCTCGCCGAGCACGATGAGGAGCCTCCCACCTACGGCATCTTCCTCAATCCGTCCAGATCGGCCCCGCTCGTATTCGGCTCGAAGGACGCGGTCGTCGTCTTCGCCGAGGGGGAGACCGCCGCGGTCAGCGGCGACGGGCGTAGCCGGTAG
- a CDS encoding PRC-barrel domain-containing protein: MSENLWGYQPSVGHTAGTDLIGYKVEATDGSIGKVDKHSDDVTSSYLVVDTGVWIFGKHVLLPAGTVTRIDSDDRKVYVDLTKDQIKDSPEFDKEKHIGDADFHRTTGEYYGRHRRV; the protein is encoded by the coding sequence ATGAGCGAGAACCTGTGGGGATACCAGCCGAGCGTCGGCCACACCGCCGGCACCGACCTGATCGGCTACAAGGTAGAGGCGACGGACGGCAGCATCGGCAAGGTCGACAAGCACTCGGACGACGTCACCTCCTCGTACCTGGTGGTCGACACCGGCGTATGGATCTTCGGCAAGCACGTTCTGCTTCCGGCGGGCACCGTGACCCGGATCGACAGCGATGACAGGAAGGTCTACGTCGACCTCACGAAGGACCAGATCAAGGATTCTCCTGAGTTCGACAAGGAGAAGCACATCGGCGACGCGGACTTCCACCGAACGACCGGCGAATACTACGGCCGCCACCGCCGTGTCTGA
- a CDS encoding VOC family protein: MQGRRQLFWCEALGYVVPPPPEGFATWDDFHRSQPSEQRYSWFACVDPSEEGPRRYFQRVPEEKAVRNRVHLAVRVGPGLVGEARLAALEAECARLVRLGAVHVRTLYDGTDACIPMPDIEGDEFCVD, from the coding sequence CTGCAAGGCAGGCGTCAACTTTTCTGGTGCGAGGCGCTGGGATATGTCGTACCGCCGCCCCCGGAGGGGTTTGCCACCTGGGACGATTTCCATCGTTCGCAGCCATCTGAGCAGCGGTATTCCTGGTTCGCCTGCGTCGATCCGTCAGAAGAGGGCCCGCGACGGTACTTCCAGCGCGTCCCCGAGGAGAAAGCCGTCAGGAACCGGGTGCATCTTGCTGTACGGGTCGGTCCCGGCCTCGTGGGTGAAGCGCGCCTCGCCGCACTCGAGGCCGAATGTGCGCGGCTGGTGCGGCTCGGCGCGGTACACGTGCGAACGCTGTACGACGGCACCGACGCCTGCATCCCGATGCCGGACATCGAGGGCGACGAGTTCTGCGTCGACTGA